The Paenibacillus sp. G2S3 region GAATTCGTAACTGGACGTGTAAAGCGGCTGTCAAGCATTCTGGAAAAGGCTAAACGGCTGAATGTGAAGATGGAAGATCTGGAGACGGGGATTGAAGATATTGCAGGAATTCGGATCATGTGCCAATTCGTCGAGGATATCCGCAGAGTGGCCGAATATATCCGGGCCCGTAAGGATCTTGAAGTACTCTATGAGAAGGATTATATCACTAATTATAAAGAGAGCGGCTACCGCAGCTTCCATATGATTATTAAATATCCTGTGCAGACAGCACTTGGTCAGAAAATTGTGCTCGCGGAGATCCAAATTCGCACGCTAGCTATGAATTTCTGGGCAACCATAGAGCATTCCCTGAACTATAAATATCGGGAAAGTCTACCCGATGAAATGCGTGTTCGACTAAAGACGGCAGCTGAAGCAGCATCGATCCTCGACAGCGAAATGTCCAGTATTCGGGAAGAGATTCTGGAAGCACAGAAGACATTCGAGGAAAACTCGAATATGACCACTCAGATTCTCAAAGCCATTCATCAATTGTATTTCTATCACTTGGTGAATGAGGCTATAAATACGCAGGCTCGCTTTAACGAAATATGGCAGGTTCAGGATATGGAAGCGATGAAGGAGCTTCTGGATCATGTACGGGGACTTCTTTCCGCAGCTAAAAAGGATAGTTTGCCGGATGGCTTATGAACCGTTGTACTTGGAATACCTAGTGTACTTTAATCGTGACAGGGATTATTTCGAATGTCACGAGGTGCTCGAAGAACTGTGGCTTGCGCAGAAACGAGATCCTTTGTACAAAGCTCTTCTCCAAGTAGCAGTAGGGCTATACCATTTTCGCAATCAGAATGTGCGAGGTGCAGCTATTATGCTGAGTGGAGCTTCTGCCAAACTGGAGGAATATCCAGCGGCGACACTCGGCATTAATCTGGCGAAGCTCGTGGAGGAAGTGAAAGATTATGTTCGGCGCTTAGCGTCATATGATGAGCGGCCATTTTCTTATTACGATCTGACCATAGATATTATTGATCCAAGTCTAGCGGACCAAGTGGAGACTGCAGCTGTAGCTATCACACCGAATAACCCTCAACGACGCGGTCCTCAGAGACCGACATCCTTTCATCGTAAGTAATAGATCCTCTATATATGAGTATTGTATAAGGGACACCCGTAGGGGTGTTCCTTGAATCTTTAAACACCTAAATTTTTGCAATACTATCAGGAGGACGGCATCATGGCGGCACAATTGCCCAGTTCTTTCAGCGAGCGTATGATGGAAATGCTGGGAACAGATTATAATCAATTTGCGGATTCCTACAAGGAGACCCCTTACGGAGGCGTCCGTGTTAACACATTAAAAATTTCCGTGGAGAGTTTAAAAGCCATAACTACTTTAGGGTTGGAACCTATTCCTTGGTGTCCGACAGGGTTTTATACAGAGACTGGGGCTAGACCTGGTAAGCATCCTCACTACCATGCGGGATTGTATTACATTCAAGAGCCAAGTGCGATGGCACCTGTGGAGCTGCTTAATGTTGAGCCGGGAGATCGTGTACTTGATTTATGTGCCGCCCCTGGAGGAAAATCTACACAGATTTCTGCCAAGCTGTTAGGTGAAGGGTTATTGGTTAGTAATGATCTTCATCCAGAACGGACTAAAGCCCTAGCCAAAAATCTGGAGCTGTATGGGGTTCGAAATGGTATTGTACTGAACGAAAGTCCAGATCATATCGCGGCTGCATTCCCGCTTTTTTTTGACAAAATCTTAATTGATGCTCCCTGCTCTGGTGAAGGGATGTTCCGTAAAGATGAAGACATGGTGAAACAGTGGGATTCGAATACACCTGCCAAATACGCTGCAATGCAGAAGGATATTTTACGTTCAGCAGCAGCGGCGCTGGCACCGGGAGGTAGACTTGTCTATTCAACCTGTACATTTGCTACAGAAGAAAATGAGGAAATTATAGCGGAGTTTCTGTCTAGTCACTCACAATTCTCGGTGGTAAAGGTAGGCGGTACAGGCTCATTCGCTCCTGGCTTCGGAGAACTCTCAGGAACGGCAAGATTGTGGCCGCATAAGGTGAAAGGCGAAGGACATTTCATGGCTGTACTGCAACATGAGGGAGCTAAGCTTTCTATGGAGGAACGTGATCATTTAGAGGTCAAGTTAAATGAATCTACAATAAACACTACTCCAAAAGGTGCAGCACACGTTAAATCATCCAATAAATCAGAAGGAAGACGTGGGAAAGAAGGGAAACCTTCTCGCAAACCTACCGGTGGAGCTGACCGTGGCCGTCAGGGCTCAGGGGAAGAGCAAGCGTTGGCTGCATATGGTGATTTTATAAAAGATCAGCTTGGCTGGGAGCCAAAAGGGTATCCGATTTTCTTCGGTGATCATCTGTACATCTCCCCATTATCTAAGGAAAGATTAAATGGTTTAAAGACGATTCGTCCGGGATGGTATGTAGGACAAATTCGTAACGGAAGATTTATTCCAGGGCATCCGATGGCTACAGCTTTGCATCCGGGTGAAAGCTGCCGAAGTGTCTCACTCTCCAGCACGAATCATGAAGCTATTTCCTATCTTAAAGGAGAGACGTTGTCGATTGCTCAAGAACGTCTCTCTATTAGAATAGGAAGTGCCCAAAAGGGATACGTTCTGGTCTGCATTGATGGCTACAGTGCAGGCTGGGGTAAGTGGCAGGATGGCATACTCAAGAACGAATATCCCGCAGGCTGGAGGTGGATGTAACGATGAGCCAATCAGGAAAGCCCGCTAAAAAACAACGTTTAGATAAAGTGCTGTCCCATATTGGAGTGGGGTCGCGCAGTGATATCCGTAAACAAGCTAAACAAGGCTTAATATTGGTGAACGGGACAGTGGTTAAAGATAGTGGGTTCCATGTGGATCCTTATGCCGATAAAATAGAGGTAGGGGGAGAGGTTGTTACCTACCGTGAATTCATATATCTTATGATGAACAAACCCCCGGGTGTCCTGTCAGCAACGGAGGACAAGCGGGATCGGACAGTCTTGGATCTTTTAAAGCATGAATATGCACAATTTGAGCCGTTTCCTGTAGGAAGACTAGATAAGGATACTGTGGGCCTGCTGCTGATCACTAACGATGGGAAGCTTGCCCATGAATTACTGTCGCCACGTAAGCATGTCCCGAAAACGTACGAGGCAACCATCGAGGGCGAGGTAGATGCGGATGATGTCGCGGCCTTTGCAGCAGGGGTGGAGCTGGAAGATGGCTACGTTACTTTACCTGCACACTTAACCATTCTTGGAAGAGAGCGCGGAAGTAAAGTGATTTCTCATATTTCACTTATCATCACTGAGGGGAAATTTCATCAGGTGAAGCGTATGTTTCAGGCGGTTGGCAAAAAAGTCACTTTTCTGAAACGTGTATCTATGGGAGAATTGAAGCTGGATGAAAGTCTGCCGCTGGGAGCTTGTCGGGAACTGACGTTAGAGGAACTGGCACTCTTAGGCACAGATGGGTCAGAAGGATAGTAGAGAAAATGATATATAAATTGATATATATATATTGAATTTGGAAACTTGGGATAAGAGAAGGGAGAGACGGAGGGGAATTTTGGAACTGTAAGAGCGATAGCGACCGCCTTTGTTTCCGGATTTCATCCGCTTTTAAACGGTATAAATTAAGAAATCTGGAAACAACAGCGGCTGGAAGTCCAAACATTCACCATAGTTGCGACTGACACTTAACACAAAAAGCCTCAAGTTCAATTATATATAGAAAAAGAAAGACAAGGATGGTGGAGTATGAGATACAAACTGATTGCACTAGATGTGGACGGTACGCTATTAAATGATGATCACCACTTAAGCTCTGAGAATAAGGAAGCTATTGCTGAGGTTACACGT contains the following coding sequences:
- a CDS encoding GTP pyrophosphokinase family protein, with protein sequence MDGRDWGTFLLPYEQTVEELKVKFKTMRSELKKREEYTPIEFVTGRVKRLSSILEKAKRLNVKMEDLETGIEDIAGIRIMCQFVEDIRRVAEYIRARKDLEVLYEKDYITNYKESGYRSFHMIIKYPVQTALGQKIVLAEIQIRTLAMNFWATIEHSLNYKYRESLPDEMRVRLKTAAEAASILDSEMSSIREEILEAQKTFEENSNMTTQILKAIHQLYFYHLVNEAINTQARFNEIWQVQDMEAMKELLDHVRGLLSAAKKDSLPDGL
- a CDS encoding DUF309 domain-containing protein — protein: MEYLVYFNRDRDYFECHEVLEELWLAQKRDPLYKALLQVAVGLYHFRNQNVRGAAIMLSGASAKLEEYPAATLGINLAKLVEEVKDYVRRLASYDERPFSYYDLTIDIIDPSLADQVETAAVAITPNNPQRRGPQRPTSFHRK
- a CDS encoding RsmB/NOP family class I SAM-dependent RNA methyltransferase; the encoded protein is MAAQLPSSFSERMMEMLGTDYNQFADSYKETPYGGVRVNTLKISVESLKAITTLGLEPIPWCPTGFYTETGARPGKHPHYHAGLYYIQEPSAMAPVELLNVEPGDRVLDLCAAPGGKSTQISAKLLGEGLLVSNDLHPERTKALAKNLELYGVRNGIVLNESPDHIAAAFPLFFDKILIDAPCSGEGMFRKDEDMVKQWDSNTPAKYAAMQKDILRSAAAALAPGGRLVYSTCTFATEENEEIIAEFLSSHSQFSVVKVGGTGSFAPGFGELSGTARLWPHKVKGEGHFMAVLQHEGAKLSMEERDHLEVKLNESTINTTPKGAAHVKSSNKSEGRRGKEGKPSRKPTGGADRGRQGSGEEQALAAYGDFIKDQLGWEPKGYPIFFGDHLYISPLSKERLNGLKTIRPGWYVGQIRNGRFIPGHPMATALHPGESCRSVSLSSTNHEAISYLKGETLSIAQERLSIRIGSAQKGYVLVCIDGYSAGWGKWQDGILKNEYPAGWRWM
- a CDS encoding pseudouridine synthase codes for the protein MSQSGKPAKKQRLDKVLSHIGVGSRSDIRKQAKQGLILVNGTVVKDSGFHVDPYADKIEVGGEVVTYREFIYLMMNKPPGVLSATEDKRDRTVLDLLKHEYAQFEPFPVGRLDKDTVGLLLITNDGKLAHELLSPRKHVPKTYEATIEGEVDADDVAAFAAGVELEDGYVTLPAHLTILGRERGSKVISHISLIITEGKFHQVKRMFQAVGKKVTFLKRVSMGELKLDESLPLGACRELTLEELALLGTDGSEG